In Acinonyx jubatus isolate Ajub_Pintada_27869175 chromosome B3, VMU_Ajub_asm_v1.0, whole genome shotgun sequence, a genomic segment contains:
- the LOC106969809 gene encoding LOW QUALITY PROTEIN: olfactory receptor 4F21-like (The sequence of the model RefSeq protein was modified relative to this genomic sequence to represent the inferred CDS: inserted 1 base in 1 codon), translated as MLLECPPPLEAMDAEKRRSLNAKDVLVSEFVLLGLSTSWETKVFLMLTFSLIYLGIVPGNFFIFFLVFFFYSHLHFPVYFLLANQSLIDVDFSXTTVPKMIIDFFNECKISLQSFRAQTCFIHIMGRVEMVLVIAIASDRYMAICKPLQYLDIMNPKIHVSFVTTWWVTVVNYLCLHLFSLQTCAFVVILEVKTFYYNFSRIIKLACRDGAKFEFIMAANNNIMSMGTFFLLILSYILILVTVWKCSQKDLPKVFVTLSAHITVLTQFFTLLMFLFLFCFFVF; from the exons ATGCTATTGGAGTGTCCGCCACCACTTGAAGCTATGGatgcagagaagagaagaagctTAAATGCAAAAG ATGTTCTGGTTTCTGAGTTTGTGTTGCTGGGACTTTCTACATCTTGGGAGACTAAAGTTTTTCTCATGTTGACATTCTCCTTGATCTATTTAGGGATCGTCCCAggaaatttcttcattttctttctggtattttttttttattcccatttacaTTTTCCTGTGTACTTTCTTCTGGCCAACCAGTCCCTCATTGATGTGGACTTTT TTACCACAGTTCCCAAGATGATTATAGACTTTTTTAATGAATGCAAGATTTCTTTGCAAAGTTTCAGGGCACAGACATGCTTCATCCACATAATGGGCAGAGTGGAGATGGTGTTAGTTATAGCCATAGCGTCTGACAGGTACATGGCAATCTGTAAACCTCTTCAGTACCTGGATATCATGAACCCTAAAATACATGTTTCATTTGTAACTACTTGGTGGGTAACTGTGGTGAACTACTTATGTCTCCATTTGTTTTCGTTACAAACGTGTGCTTTTGTGGTTATATTAGAAGTAAAAACCTTCTATTATAACTTTTCCAGAATCATCAAACTTGCATGCAGAGATGGAGCCAAGTTTGAATTTATTATGGCTGCCAATAATAACATCATGAGCATGGGCACCTTCTTTTTACTAATCCTTTCCTATATCCTTATTTTGGTCACTGTCTGGAAATGTTCTCAGAAAGACTTACCCAAGGTATTTGTCACTCTGTCAGCTCACATCACTGTGTTGACTCAGTTTTTTACCTtactcatgtttctttttttgttttgtttttttgttttttga
- the LOC106969857 gene encoding olfactory receptor 4F4, whose product MVTEFIFLGLSNSQEFQIFLLVFFFIFYVGIVFGNLLIVITVASDSHLHSPMYFLLANLSLIDLCLSSVTAPKMIADFFSKRKVISFKGCLAQIFLVHFFGGSELVILIAMAFDRYVAICKPLRYSTVMCDHVCFGIVTAAWGTGFLHSVSQLAFAVNLPFCGPNEVDSFYCDLPRVIKLACIDTYRLDVMVIANSGVLTVCSFVFLIISYAIILVTIQQRPSDKSSKALSTLTAHITVVLLFFGPCIFIYAWPVPIKSLDKSLAVFYSVVTPLLNPIIYTLRNKDMKTAMRRLSKWNVNSSVKF is encoded by the coding sequence ATGGTGACTGAGTTCATTTTTCTGGGACTCTCCAATTCTCAGGAATTCCAGATATTCCTACTggtgttcttttttatattctatgtGGGAATTGTGTTTGGAAACCTTCTTATTGTCATAACTGTGGCTTCTGACTCCCATCTTCACTCTCCCATGTACTTTCTTCTGGCTAACCTCTCACTCATTGACCTATGTCTGTCTTCCGTCACAGCCCCCAAGATGATTGCTGACTTTTTCAGTAAACGCAAAGTCATCTCTTTCAAGGGTTGCCTTGCTCAGATATTTCTCGTTCACTTTTTTGGTGGGAGTGAGTTGGTGATCCTTATAGCCATGGCCTTTGACAGATATGTAGCAATCTGTAAACCTCTTCGCTACTCTACAGTTATGTGTGACCATGTATGTTTTGGCATTGTGACTGCTGCATGGGGAACTGGCTTTCTCCATTCAGTGAGCCAGTTGGCTTTTGCAGTAAACTTACCTTTCTGTGGTCCCAATGAGGTTGATAGCTTTTACTGCGACCTACCTAGGGTTATCAAACTTGCTTGTATAGACACCTATAGATTGGATGTCATGGTCATTGCTAACAGTGGTGTGCTCActgtgtgttcttttgttttcctaatcATCTCCTATGCTATCATCCTAGTAACCATCCAGCAACGCCCTTCAGACAAGTCGTCCAAGGCTCTGTCCACTCTGACTGCTCACATCACAgtagttcttttgttctttggaCCATGTATCTTCATTTATGCCTGGCCAGTCCCCATCAAGTCACTAGATAAATCCCTTGCTGTGTTTTATTCTGTGGTCACTCCTCTCTTGAACCCGATTATATACACACTGAGGAACAAAGACATGAAGACTGCAATGAGACGACTGAGTAAATGGAATGTGAATTCTAGTGTAAAATTTTAG
- the LOC106969858 gene encoding olfactory receptor 4F6-like, with amino-acid sequence MDQVNGSVVNEFVLLGLAQSLGMQVLLFLFFSLFYAGIILGNLFIMFTVIFDSHLHSPMYILLANLSFIDLCLSSTTVPRMISDLFSNCKIISFHSCMIQMFFIHVMGGVEMILLIAMAYDRYTAICRPLHYLTIMNLKMCMLLVMTAWIIGVIHAVSQFVFVINLPFCGPKNVGSFYCDFPRVIKLACMDTYRLEFVVTANSGFISMGTFFFLIVSYIFILITVRQYSSKDLSKAFITLSAHITVVVLFFVPCMFLYVWPFPTKSMDTFFAIVDFVVTPVLNPAIYTLRNRDMKAAMRRLSRQVVSSREMS; translated from the coding sequence ATGGACCAAGTAAATGGCTCTGTGGTAAATGAATTTGTGTTACTGGGACTTGCACAATCCTTGGGAATGcaggttttgctttttcttttcttctctttattctatGCGGGAATTATCTTGGGAAACCTCTTCATTATGTTTACAGTGATTTTTGATTCTCACTTACACTCTCCCATGTATATCCTGCTGGCCAACTTATCATTCATTGACCTGTGCCTTTCATCTACCACAGTTCCTAGGATGATCTCTGATCTTTTCAGTAATTGCAAAATCATCTCCTTCCATAGTTGCATGATacaaatgttttttattcatgTCATGGGAGGAGTTGAGATGATACTGCTCATAGCCATGGCATATGACAGGTACACAGCAATTTGCAGGCCTCTCCACTACTTAACTATTATGAATCTCAAAATGTGCATGCTTTTGGTAATGACTGCTTGGATCATTGGGGTGATCCATGCTGTGTCTCAGTTTGTTTTTGTCATAAATTTACCTTTCTGTGGCCCTAAAAATGTGGGGAGCTTTTACTGTGATTTTCCTAGGGTTATTAAACTTGCATGCATGGACACTTACAGACTAGAATTTGTGGTCACTGCTAACAGTGGCTTCATATCTATGGgcaccttctttttcttaattgtatCATACATCTTTATTCTGATCACTGTCAGACAATATTCTTCAAAGGATTTATCCAAAGCATTCATCACTTTGTCAGCTCACATCACtgtagtggttttgttttttgttccatGCATGTTTCTCTATGTGTGGCCTTTTCCTACCAAGTCAATGGATACATTTTTTGCCATTGTGGACTTTGTCGTCACTCCTGTCTTAAATCCTGCCATCTATACTTTAAGGAACAGAGATATGAAGGCAGCAATGAGAAGGCTGAGTCGACAAGTTGTAAGTTCTAGAGAGATGTCATAA